The following are encoded in a window of Ferribacterium limneticum genomic DNA:
- a CDS encoding STAS domain-containing protein, with protein sequence MVFSFFKKQDQKMPERPAARPRAPDMLPEAKVPVAPAEDQAKPLPEPLPDLEFTPGKPTKPQPAPAARKPEGKPAAAQQPAAVDSDFSIDDFDSDDFTESSVMGIDVNHDDDPLQACVEQVVVLYANGQDGAARSLLETFVRSYHGREGRRFWLLLFDLLQATGERAAFEKLGADYAEACEMSPPTWSSESPTAKQAAGAVGPRKIFLQGVLTAEGALPVSELAKLIEQKAQVTVDCTKLIGCDDEVAGQLADLLSRARKTRLAVTLIGTDVFIDRLNSRMVAGDIAHEPSWRLLLELLQRHGTQDAFEERAVDYAVTFELSPPSWEPRVAVATPADSAATARPADDAHYLSGELKGCRFDELVAVIEGTEQPILDFSGVRRLDFVSAGQLVNRLAPYKAAGRDIVIRSPNHLVAELMAVVGLNKQARILVPKS encoded by the coding sequence ATGGTTTTTTCCTTTTTCAAGAAGCAGGACCAGAAGATGCCCGAAAGGCCGGCCGCCCGTCCGCGTGCACCGGACATGCTGCCAGAGGCCAAGGTGCCGGTAGCACCGGCCGAGGATCAAGCCAAGCCGTTGCCCGAGCCGCTGCCGGATCTGGAATTTACCCCCGGTAAACCGACCAAACCGCAGCCCGCGCCGGCCGCCCGCAAGCCTGAAGGGAAACCAGCGGCAGCCCAGCAGCCTGCGGCCGTCGATTCGGACTTCAGCATCGACGATTTCGACAGCGACGACTTCACCGAATCCAGCGTCATGGGCATCGACGTCAATCACGACGACGACCCGCTGCAAGCCTGCGTCGAACAGGTTGTCGTCCTCTATGCCAACGGTCAGGATGGCGCCGCGCGCTCGCTGCTCGAGACCTTTGTCCGCTCCTACCACGGCCGGGAAGGCCGGCGTTTCTGGCTCCTGCTGTTCGATCTGTTGCAGGCGACCGGCGAGCGGGCCGCTTTTGAAAAACTCGGCGCTGATTACGCCGAGGCCTGCGAAATGTCGCCACCCACCTGGTCGTCGGAGTCGCCAACCGCCAAGCAGGCCGCCGGTGCAGTCGGTCCGCGCAAGATATTTCTGCAGGGCGTGTTGACTGCGGAAGGCGCCTTGCCGGTCAGCGAGTTGGCCAAGCTGATCGAACAAAAAGCGCAGGTCACCGTCGATTGCACCAAGCTGATCGGTTGCGACGACGAGGTGGCCGGGCAACTGGCCGATCTGCTGAGCCGGGCCAGAAAGACCAGGCTGGCGGTAACGCTGATCGGTACTGATGTTTTTATCGACCGCTTGAATAGCCGCATGGTTGCTGGCGATATCGCCCACGAGCCGTCCTGGCGCCTGTTGCTGGAGCTGCTGCAGCGGCACGGTACCCAGGATGCGTTCGAAGAGCGAGCCGTCGATTACGCCGTGACTTTCGAGCTGTCGCCCCCGTCGTGGGAGCCGCGCGTGGCTGTCGCGACCCCCGCTGATTCCGCTGCTACGGCTCGTCCGGCCGATGACGCGCATTATTTGTCTGGTGAGCTCAAGGGTTGCCGCTTTGACGAGTTGGTGGCGGTCATCGAGGGGACCGAACAGCCGATTCTCGACTTTTCCGGCGTGCGCCGGCTCGATTTCGTTTCCGCCGGGCAACTGGTCAATCGTCTGGCGCCGTACAAGGCGGCGGGGCGCGATATCGTCATTCGCAGCCCGAATCATCTGGTCGCCGAGCTGATGGCCGTGGTCGGCCTCAACAAGCAGGCGCGCATTCTCGTTCCCAAGTCTTAA
- the hslV gene encoding ATP-dependent protease subunit HslV, with protein sequence MEQYHGTTILSVRRGNSVAMAGDGQVTLGNIVIKATAKKVRRLYNGRILAGFAGGTADAFTLFERFEAKLEKHQGNLLRSAVELAKDWRSDRALRRLEAMLSVADREVSLIITGNGDVLEPEQGIVAIGSGGSYAQSAARALLENTDLAPREIVTKSLEIAGDICIYTNRNFTIEVLE encoded by the coding sequence ATGGAGCAATATCACGGCACGACTATCCTGTCGGTGCGCCGGGGCAATTCGGTCGCCATGGCCGGTGATGGCCAGGTCACGCTCGGCAACATCGTCATCAAGGCCACGGCGAAAAAGGTTCGCCGACTGTACAACGGGCGCATCCTGGCCGGCTTCGCCGGCGGTACGGCCGATGCTTTCACGCTATTCGAGCGCTTCGAGGCCAAGCTGGAAAAACATCAGGGCAACCTGCTGCGGTCGGCTGTCGAGCTGGCCAAGGACTGGCGTTCGGATCGTGCCCTGCGCCGGCTGGAAGCGATGCTTTCCGTCGCCGACCGTGAAGTGTCGCTGATCATCACCGGCAACGGTGACGTGCTGGAGCCGGAGCAGGGCATTGTCGCCATCGGTTCCGGTGGTTCCTATGCGCAGAGCGCAGCACGGGCGCTGCTGGAAAATACCGATTTGGCGCCGCGCGAGATCGTCACCAAGTCGCTGGAGATCGCCGGTGACATCTGCATCTACACCAACCGTAATTTCACGATCGAGGTGCTGGAATGA
- the hslU gene encoding ATP-dependent protease ATPase subunit HslU, with protein MTAMTPQEIVSELDKHIVGQKNAKKAVAIALRNRWRRSQVAEPLRQEITPKNILMIGPTGVGKTEIARRLARLANAPFIKIEATKFTEVGYVGRDVETIIRDLVEMAIKSHRERAMKTMRARAEDAAEERILDVLLPTARGPNFFAENSESTAAENTTRQKFRKKLREGELDDKEIDIEVAAPGMQAEIFAPPGMEELTQQIQGMFQSVGGGKKKSRKLPIKEALKLLTDEEAAKLVNDEDVKLEAVKAVEQNGIVFLDELDKIASRSEMQGADVSRQGVQRDLLPLVEGTTVSTKYGMIKTDHILFIASGAFHLSKPSDLIPELQGRFPIRVELDSLSVADFECILTQTDACLTKQYQALLETEGVQIEFADDGIRRMAEIAFQVNERTENIGARRLHTVMEKLLEEVSFDAGKVGLDKVLVNAAYVNEKLGEVAADEDLSRYVL; from the coding sequence ATGACGGCCATGACTCCGCAAGAAATCGTTTCCGAACTCGACAAGCACATCGTCGGGCAGAAGAACGCCAAGAAGGCGGTCGCTATCGCGCTGCGCAATCGCTGGCGGCGGTCGCAGGTGGCCGAGCCGTTGCGTCAGGAAATCACGCCGAAGAACATCCTGATGATCGGGCCGACCGGTGTCGGCAAGACCGAAATCGCCCGCCGTCTGGCCCGCCTGGCCAACGCGCCCTTCATCAAGATCGAAGCGACCAAGTTCACCGAGGTCGGCTACGTCGGCCGTGACGTAGAGACGATCATCCGCGACCTGGTCGAAATGGCCATCAAGTCGCACCGCGAACGGGCCATGAAGACCATGCGCGCCCGGGCAGAAGATGCGGCTGAGGAGCGCATCCTCGACGTGCTGCTGCCAACGGCGCGCGGCCCCAACTTTTTTGCCGAGAATTCCGAGTCGACCGCAGCGGAGAACACGACCCGCCAGAAATTCCGCAAGAAGCTGCGCGAAGGCGAGCTCGACGACAAGGAAATCGACATCGAAGTCGCCGCCCCGGGCATGCAGGCCGAAATCTTCGCGCCGCCCGGCATGGAAGAGCTGACCCAGCAGATTCAGGGCATGTTCCAGAGCGTTGGCGGCGGCAAGAAGAAATCGCGCAAGTTGCCGATCAAGGAGGCGCTCAAGCTGCTCACCGACGAGGAGGCAGCCAAGCTGGTCAACGACGAGGACGTCAAACTGGAGGCCGTGAAGGCCGTCGAGCAGAACGGCATCGTCTTCCTCGATGAGCTCGACAAGATCGCCAGCCGTTCCGAAATGCAGGGCGCCGACGTTTCGCGTCAGGGCGTCCAGCGCGATCTGCTGCCGCTGGTTGAGGGCACGACCGTGTCGACCAAGTACGGCATGATCAAGACCGATCACATTCTGTTCATAGCCTCGGGCGCCTTCCATCTGTCCAAGCCGTCCGATCTGATTCCCGAGTTGCAGGGCCGTTTCCCGATCCGCGTCGAACTCGATTCGCTGTCGGTGGCCGATTTCGAATGCATCCTGACCCAGACCGACGCGTGCCTGACCAAGCAATATCAGGCGCTGCTGGAAACCGAGGGCGTCCAGATCGAGTTCGCCGACGACGGTATCCGCCGGATGGCCGAAATCGCCTTTCAGGTGAATGAGCGGACCGAGAATATCGGCGCCCGCCGCCTGCATACGGTGATGGAAAAACTGCTCGAAGAAGTCTCGTTCGACGCCGGCAAGGTTGGCTTGGACAAGGTGCTGGTCAATGCTGCCTACGTCAACGAGAAGCTCGGCGAAGTCGCCGCCGACGAAGATCTGTCACGCTACGTGCTCTGA
- a CDS encoding AEC family transporter: MDEQSLSFRLLVILFPIFGIVAAGYFYGRKHKPEMAVANRLNMDIFIPALVFAAMAGKSFELAAYAPLALGGFLVLATCGLLAWPIARLFGIQPKTLVPPMLFNNSGNIGLPLAVLAWGEAALPAAVILFMVENTLHFSFGARLLDPTTRILTLWRIPVVFAAIAGLAVALIKIPIWTPLVIAIKMLGDVSVPLLLFSLGVRMTDVSFSEWKVAVGSAVLRPVAGMLIAAGVIQLLGLQGRDAAMLFVFGALPPAVLNFLFAERYKQEPERVASIVLIGNLAALLFLPLALAYVL, encoded by the coding sequence TTGGACGAGCAAAGCCTGAGTTTCCGTCTGCTGGTCATTCTCTTCCCCATTTTCGGGATCGTTGCGGCCGGTTATTTTTATGGCCGCAAGCACAAGCCGGAAATGGCGGTGGCCAACCGGCTGAACATGGATATTTTCATCCCGGCCCTGGTTTTCGCGGCAATGGCCGGCAAGTCCTTCGAACTTGCGGCCTACGCGCCGCTGGCTCTCGGCGGCTTTCTCGTTCTGGCGACCTGCGGCCTGCTCGCCTGGCCGATTGCCCGGCTGTTCGGCATCCAGCCGAAAACGCTGGTGCCACCGATGCTCTTCAACAACTCCGGCAACATCGGCCTGCCGCTCGCCGTGCTGGCCTGGGGCGAAGCGGCGCTGCCGGCGGCGGTGATCCTGTTCATGGTCGAAAACACACTGCATTTTTCGTTTGGCGCCCGCTTGCTTGATCCGACCACGCGCATCCTGACGCTGTGGCGCATCCCTGTCGTGTTTGCCGCCATCGCCGGGCTGGCCGTGGCCTTGATCAAGATTCCCATCTGGACGCCGCTGGTCATCGCCATCAAGATGCTCGGCGACGTTTCGGTGCCGCTGCTGCTCTTTTCGCTCGGCGTGCGCATGACTGATGTGTCGTTCAGCGAATGGAAAGTGGCGGTCGGCAGCGCCGTACTTAGGCCGGTGGCCGGCATGCTGATCGCCGCCGGCGTCATTCAGCTACTCGGCCTGCAGGGCCGGGATGCGGCGATGCTGTTTGTTTTTGGTGCATTGCCCCCGGCCGTGCTCAACTTTTTGTTCGCCGAGCGCTACAAGCAGGAACCGGAGCGTGTGGCGTCTATCGTGCTGATCGGCAACTTGGCAGCGCTGCTTTTCCTGCCGTTGGCGCTCGCTTACGTACTTTAA
- a CDS encoding RNA-binding S4 domain-containing protein, protein MRVDKWLWAARFFKTRSLASDAVSGGKVKVNGATIKPAREIKVGDRLDIANSETRWEVTVKALSDKRGPAPEARLLYEETPESISTRETAREGRLFVQDPAADIHGRPTKRDRRQMDRYGR, encoded by the coding sequence TTGCGCGTCGATAAATGGCTTTGGGCAGCGCGTTTTTTCAAGACGCGCTCGCTGGCCAGCGACGCCGTCAGCGGCGGCAAGGTGAAGGTCAATGGTGCGACCATCAAGCCAGCCCGCGAGATCAAGGTCGGTGACCGACTGGACATCGCCAACAGCGAAACGCGCTGGGAAGTGACCGTCAAAGCCCTGTCGGACAAACGCGGTCCGGCGCCGGAAGCCCGGCTGCTCTACGAAGAAACACCGGAAAGCATCAGCACCCGCGAAACGGCGCGAGAGGGTCGGCTGTTTGTCCAGGATCCTGCCGCCGATATCCATGGCCGGCCAACCAAGCGCGACCGGCGTCAGATGGACCGCTACGGCCGATAA
- the lysA gene encoding diaminopimelate decarboxylase produces the protein MTHFALKNGVLHAESVALPTIADQFGTPAYVYSRAALEASLREFHDVLGGHPTGQGALVCYAVKANSNLAILNVFARLGAGFDIVSGGELQRVLAAGADPKKVVFSGVGKTADEMKLALDVGIFCFNVESAAELERLNDVAGQCGKKAPISLRVNPNVDPKTHPYISTGLKGAKFGVAYDNALALYRRAAALPNIEVAGIDCHIGSQLLDPSPFVEALDRILALVDQMAAEGIDVHHLDLGGGLGIKYNADHIQPTVAAYLTPLLDKLAGRGLQVVLEPGRRLVGNAGLLLTRIEYLKEGEEKNFAIIDAAMNDLMRPALYEAWHDILPVVPRDGAVSEYDVVGPVCETGDFLGQARPLVVEAGDLLAVMSAGAYGMAMASNYNTRPRAVEVMVDGDQIHVIRQRETVEQLYAGESILPK, from the coding sequence ATGACCCACTTTGCCCTGAAAAACGGCGTCCTCCACGCCGAATCCGTCGCCCTGCCCACGATTGCCGATCAATTCGGCACGCCGGCCTATGTTTATTCCCGCGCTGCGCTCGAAGCCTCGCTGCGCGAGTTCCATGACGTATTGGGTGGCCACCCCACTGGCCAGGGCGCCCTCGTCTGCTACGCCGTCAAAGCCAACTCCAACCTCGCCATTCTCAACGTCTTTGCCCGCCTCGGCGCGGGCTTCGATATCGTTTCCGGTGGTGAACTGCAGCGTGTTCTGGCCGCTGGTGCCGATCCGAAAAAAGTCGTTTTCTCCGGCGTCGGCAAGACGGCTGACGAAATGAAGCTGGCGCTGGACGTCGGCATTTTCTGCTTCAACGTTGAATCCGCCGCCGAGTTGGAGCGCCTCAACGACGTTGCCGGTCAGTGCGGCAAGAAGGCGCCGATCAGCCTGCGCGTCAATCCGAACGTCGATCCGAAGACGCATCCGTACATTTCCACCGGCCTCAAGGGTGCCAAGTTCGGCGTCGCTTACGACAACGCGCTGGCCCTCTATCGCCGCGCCGCTGCCCTGCCGAATATCGAAGTAGCCGGCATCGACTGTCATATCGGCTCGCAACTGCTCGACCCGTCACCGTTTGTCGAAGCCCTCGATCGCATTTTGGCCCTGGTCGACCAGATGGCTGCCGAAGGCATCGACGTTCACCACCTCGACCTCGGTGGCGGCCTCGGCATCAAGTACAACGCCGACCACATACAGCCAACTGTCGCCGCCTACCTGACGCCGCTGCTCGACAAGCTGGCCGGGCGCGGCCTGCAGGTGGTGCTTGAACCGGGTCGCCGGCTGGTCGGCAATGCCGGCCTGCTGCTCACCCGCATCGAATACCTGAAAGAGGGTGAAGAGAAGAATTTCGCCATCATCGACGCCGCCATGAACGACCTGATGCGGCCGGCGTTGTACGAAGCCTGGCATGACATCCTGCCGGTCGTACCGCGGGACGGCGCTGTCAGCGAATACGACGTCGTCGGCCCGGTTTGCGAAACCGGCGACTTCCTCGGCCAGGCCCGTCCGCTTGTCGTCGAAGCCGGCGATCTGCTGGCCGTGATGTCGGCCGGCGCCTACGGCATGGCCATGGCCTCGAACTACAACACCCGGCCGCGCGCGGTCGAAGTGATGGTCGATGGCGACCAGATCCACGTCATTCGCCAGCGCGAAACCGTCGAACAGCTTTACGCCGGCGAGTCCATCCTGCCCAAGTGA
- the lptM gene encoding LPS translocon maturation chaperone LptM, translating to MSRIAALLIILSLAACGMKGRLEMPPGPASEPLLGKAKPAAKDVSTTTSPKAP from the coding sequence ATGTCCAGAATCGCCGCCTTGCTGATTATCCTGAGCCTTGCCGCCTGCGGCATGAAAGGCCGGCTTGAAATGCCGCCCGGCCCGGCCTCTGAACCGCTGCTTGGCAAAGCCAAGCCAGCCGCCAAGGATGTTAGCACGACCACCAGCCCCAAAGCCCCATGA
- the cyaY gene encoding iron donor protein CyaY → MDDKEFNTLAEATLARIDAALEASGADVDCQLAAGGVLEIEFDDGSKIIVNRHGIAREIWVAARSGGFHFRWDGAVWRDTRDDAELMAKLSALASLQAGEPIELR, encoded by the coding sequence ATGGATGACAAGGAATTCAACACCCTGGCCGAGGCAACGCTGGCCAGGATCGATGCGGCGCTGGAAGCCAGCGGGGCTGATGTCGACTGCCAACTGGCGGCTGGCGGCGTGCTCGAAATCGAGTTTGACGACGGCAGCAAGATCATCGTCAACCGCCACGGAATCGCCCGGGAAATCTGGGTCGCAGCCCGCTCGGGCGGCTTTCATTTTCGCTGGGATGGCGCCGTCTGGCGCGATACCCGCGATGACGCCGAACTGATGGCCAAGCTGTCAGCGCTCGCCAGCCTGCAGGCCGGCGAACCTATCGAACTGCGCTGA
- a CDS encoding penicillin-binding protein 1A, producing the protein MALIVLVLTYPNLPSLEVLTDYRPKIPLRVYTADGFLIGEYGEERRAVVAIADVPVVMKKAILAAEDDRFYQHGGIDYTGVVRAIGANLVGGGKRQGASTITQQVARNFFLTGEKTYTRKLYEALLSFKIESNLSKDQIFELYINQIFLGQRAYGFAAAAQIYFGKPLKDISIAEAAMLAGLPKAPSAYNPIVNPNRARLRQHYVLRRMRELGHITEAQHEAALKEPLVVKRELAEYAVHAEYVAEMARQIAAERFPDEVYSRGMKVYTTVIKAEQEAAYNSLRKGVMDYDRRHGYRGAESYLDMRDIKSDQDEAIDEALQDIPDAGDLIPALVLAADARQIKVYRKGGEVVNLTGDAMKFAAKMLDDKAPPNKRLKRSAIVRLQKDDKGGWQISQLPEVESAFVAVDPKDGAIRALVGGFDFNRNKFNHVTQAWRQPGSSFKPFIYSASLEKGYGPNSVIADEPIVIPASQTGAAAWEPHNYDGKYEGPMRMRTALAKSKNMVSIRILQSIGTHYAQDYAARFGFDAAKHPPYLTMALGAGSVTPWQMVTAYSVFANGGFRINPFVVREIRDGENQVLALSAETEVGNEETRVIDPRNAFMMDAMLRDVTIYGTAAKASVILKRHDLAGKTGTTNEYLDAWFCGYQMTVSGCAWIGFDQPRKLGDKETGGAAALPIWIGYMSRALKDVPMLLPQAPDGLIATGEGRERSYIYAENAAKEKPPEEEAQEAVPLPKPDLSAPPAD; encoded by the coding sequence ATGGCGCTTATCGTTCTTGTCCTGACCTACCCGAACCTGCCATCACTCGAGGTACTTACCGATTACCGGCCCAAGATTCCCTTGCGTGTGTATACCGCCGACGGATTCCTGATCGGCGAATATGGCGAGGAGCGTCGCGCCGTGGTGGCGATCGCAGACGTGCCCGTAGTCATGAAAAAGGCAATCCTGGCGGCCGAGGATGACCGGTTCTACCAACACGGCGGCATCGACTATACCGGCGTCGTGCGAGCAATTGGCGCCAACCTGGTTGGTGGCGGCAAACGACAGGGGGCCTCGACCATTACCCAGCAGGTTGCGCGCAATTTCTTTTTGACCGGAGAAAAAACTTATACCCGCAAGCTTTATGAAGCCCTTCTTTCTTTCAAGATAGAGAGCAACCTCTCGAAGGACCAGATTTTCGAGTTGTACATCAATCAGATTTTCCTCGGCCAACGCGCTTATGGCTTCGCGGCAGCGGCCCAGATTTACTTCGGCAAGCCGCTCAAGGACATTTCGATTGCCGAAGCGGCGATGCTGGCAGGATTGCCCAAGGCACCATCGGCTTACAACCCGATCGTCAATCCGAACCGCGCCAGATTGCGCCAGCATTACGTCCTGCGCCGCATGCGCGAATTGGGCCATATCACCGAGGCGCAGCATGAAGCGGCGCTCAAGGAACCTCTGGTCGTCAAACGCGAACTGGCCGAATACGCAGTCCACGCCGAATACGTCGCTGAAATGGCCCGGCAGATAGCTGCCGAGCGTTTTCCCGACGAGGTCTACTCGCGTGGCATGAAGGTTTACACCACCGTGATCAAGGCCGAGCAGGAGGCTGCCTACAACAGCCTGCGCAAAGGGGTAATGGATTACGACCGGCGACACGGCTACCGGGGCGCCGAATCCTATCTCGACATGAGGGACATCAAGTCGGACCAGGACGAGGCCATCGACGAAGCGCTGCAGGATATTCCCGATGCCGGCGACCTGATTCCAGCACTGGTTCTGGCAGCTGACGCCAGGCAAATCAAGGTTTATCGCAAGGGTGGGGAAGTTGTAAATCTGACCGGCGATGCCATGAAGTTTGCTGCCAAGATGCTGGATGACAAGGCGCCACCCAACAAGCGCCTCAAGCGCAGCGCCATCGTTCGCCTGCAAAAGGATGACAAGGGCGGCTGGCAGATCAGCCAGCTTCCGGAAGTCGAATCCGCTTTTGTTGCGGTCGACCCGAAAGATGGGGCAATTCGTGCATTGGTTGGCGGCTTCGATTTCAACCGCAACAAGTTCAACCATGTCACCCAGGCCTGGCGACAGCCGGGTTCGAGCTTCAAGCCCTTCATCTACTCCGCTTCACTGGAAAAAGGTTATGGCCCGAATAGCGTCATCGCCGACGAGCCTATTGTCATCCCGGCCAGCCAGACCGGTGCCGCCGCCTGGGAACCGCATAACTACGACGGCAAGTACGAAGGCCCGATGCGCATGCGCACGGCGCTGGCCAAGTCGAAGAATATGGTTTCGATCCGCATCCTGCAGTCAATTGGCACGCATTACGCCCAGGACTACGCTGCACGCTTTGGCTTTGATGCCGCCAAGCATCCGCCTTACCTGACCATGGCCCTCGGCGCCGGGTCGGTCACGCCGTGGCAGATGGTGACGGCCTATTCGGTCTTCGCCAACGGCGGTTTCCGGATCAATCCCTTCGTCGTCCGCGAAATTCGTGACGGTGAAAATCAGGTACTGGCTCTATCGGCAGAGACAGAGGTCGGCAACGAAGAAACCCGCGTCATCGACCCGCGCAATGCCTTCATGATGGATGCCATGCTGCGCGACGTCACCATCTATGGCACGGCTGCCAAGGCGTCAGTGATCCTGAAGCGCCATGATCTGGCTGGCAAGACCGGCACGACCAACGAGTATCTGGATGCCTGGTTCTGCGGCTATCAGATGACGGTCAGCGGTTGCGCGTGGATTGGGTTCGACCAACCCAGGAAGCTCGGCGACAAGGAAACTGGCGGTGCCGCGGCGCTGCCGATCTGGATTGGCTACATGAGCCGGGCGCTCAAGGATGTCCCGATGCTTCTCCCGCAGGCGCCAGACGGACTGATTGCCACAGGCGAAGGCAGGGAACGGAGCTACATCTACGCCGAGAATGCAGCCAAGGAAAAACCGCCCGAGGAAGAAGCTCAGGAAGCGGTTCCGCTGCCCAAGCCTGACCTTAGCGCACCGCCCGCCGACTGA